The following coding sequences lie in one Rickettsiella endosymbiont of Rhagonycha lignosa genomic window:
- the rpoC gene encoding DNA-directed RNA polymerase subunit beta', translated as MSDLLGILKQEDYLDEFDNIRISLASPEMIRTWSYGEVKKPETINYRTFKPERDGLFCAKIFGPIKDYECLCGKYKRLKHRGVICEKCGVEVALTKVRRERMGHVELASPVAHIWFLKSLPSRIGLLLDMTLRDIERVLYFEAFVVIEPGMTTLERGQLLTDEQYLEAIEEHGDEFDARMGAEAIQQLLITLNLKEEINTLREEIPNTSSETKLKKFSKRLKLLEGFDQSGNKPEWMVLTVLPVLPPDLRPLVPLDGGRFATSDLNDLYRRVINRNNRLKRLLDLNAPDIIVRNEKRMLQESVDALLDNGRRGRAITGSNKRPLKSLADMIKGKQGRFRQNLLGKRVDYSGRSVIVVGPTLKLHQCGLPKKMALELFKPFILSKLQFRGLASTIKAAKKMVENESPEVWDILEDVIREHPVLLNRAPTLHRLGIQAFEPILVEGKAIQLHPLVCTAYNADFDGDQMAVHVPLTIEAQLEARTLMMSTNNILSPANGEPIILPTQDVVLGLYYLTRDKINAKGEGLICSDVNDVRQLYDAGYADLHAKIKARITEVLFDAKGERKESTKLIDTTVGRALLRETLPDGLPFSLINKTLNKKAILSLINECYRRLGLKATVIFADKLMYTGFGYATRAGISVGIEDLIIPESKAAIIAGAETEVKEIESQYASGLVTQGERYNKVVDIWSRTNDQVAKAMMEKLATENVKAADGKIVSQESFNPVYMMADSGARGSPAQMRQLAGMRGLMTKPDGTIIETPITANFREGLDVLQYFISTHGARKGLADTALKTANSGYLTRRLVDVAQDMVVTEDDCGATLGIAITPHVEGGEIMVPLRERVLGRVLAEDVSLPGSDDIVVNRGTLLDEDWVNILEERAVDQVNVRSPITCEAKYGICAACYGRDLARGHLVGIGESVGVIAAQSIGEPGTQLTMRTFHIGGAASQVALANHIQVKSKGRIKLHNIKLVKHNDGHYVTVSRSGELTLLDPQGRERERYKLPYGAAIKVSDGTEVVPGQLIAQWDPHTHPVVTEVAGYVKFIDLIDGITMNRQTDELTGLTSIVVMDSKQRGSGGKELRPMVRLTDNEGNDLFLPGTRLPAHYFLPINAILSLEDGAAVGVGDIVARIPQETSKTRDITGGLPRVADLFEARKPKEPAILAEISGIISFGKETKGKRRLVITGNNGEAFEALIPKWRHVTVFEGEHVERGEIVADGPLNPHDILRLLGINALTNYIVSEVQEVYRLQGVKINDKHIEVIVRQMLRKVNILDSGESRYLKGEQLEESRLKEENKKLIAENKLPARFEAVLLGITKASLATDSFISAASFQETTRVLTEAAVTGKRDELKGLKENVIVGRLIPAGTGFAYHAEARRQRAANVLARQQRLSASAAAPQMTASDVEQALSQALSEPKKDDKS; from the coding sequence ATGTCGGATTTATTGGGAATACTGAAGCAAGAAGATTATTTAGATGAGTTTGATAATATTCGTATCTCCTTAGCTTCGCCAGAAATGATTCGTACTTGGTCTTATGGTGAAGTCAAAAAACCTGAGACCATTAATTACCGTACTTTCAAACCTGAAAGAGATGGTTTGTTTTGCGCAAAAATCTTTGGCCCGATTAAAGATTATGAATGCTTATGTGGTAAGTACAAACGGCTTAAACATCGCGGTGTGATTTGTGAGAAATGTGGTGTCGAAGTGGCATTGACGAAAGTACGACGCGAGCGTATGGGTCATGTCGAACTGGCAAGTCCAGTCGCCCATATTTGGTTTTTAAAGTCCCTACCTTCACGTATCGGTTTATTACTCGATATGACCTTACGCGATATAGAACGTGTGCTTTATTTTGAAGCATTTGTGGTTATAGAGCCTGGTATGACGACTTTGGAACGTGGTCAGCTTTTAACAGATGAACAATATTTAGAAGCTATCGAGGAACATGGTGACGAATTTGATGCGCGTATGGGTGCTGAAGCGATACAGCAATTACTGATTACGTTGAATCTGAAGGAGGAAATTAATACCTTACGTGAAGAGATTCCTAATACTAGTTCAGAAACCAAATTAAAAAAATTCTCTAAACGCTTAAAACTGCTGGAAGGATTTGATCAATCCGGCAATAAACCAGAATGGATGGTTCTAACGGTACTACCAGTACTACCGCCTGACTTACGTCCTTTAGTTCCTTTAGATGGTGGACGTTTTGCGACATCGGATCTGAATGATCTGTATCGTCGTGTGATCAATCGTAATAATCGTCTAAAACGTTTACTCGATTTGAACGCACCCGATATTATTGTGCGTAATGAAAAACGTATGTTGCAAGAATCTGTAGATGCTTTGTTGGATAATGGTCGTCGTGGCCGAGCTATTACCGGCAGTAATAAACGACCCTTGAAATCTTTGGCGGATATGATCAAAGGTAAACAAGGTCGATTTAGGCAAAACTTATTGGGTAAGCGCGTTGATTATTCAGGTCGTTCAGTCATCGTAGTCGGTCCTACATTAAAACTGCATCAATGTGGCTTGCCAAAAAAAATGGCCTTAGAATTATTTAAGCCTTTTATTTTAAGTAAATTACAATTCCGTGGCTTAGCGTCTACGATTAAAGCCGCTAAGAAAATGGTAGAAAATGAATCGCCTGAAGTTTGGGATATTCTTGAAGATGTGATCCGCGAACATCCGGTTTTATTAAACCGAGCACCCACATTGCATCGTTTAGGTATTCAGGCATTCGAGCCTATTTTAGTTGAAGGCAAGGCCATCCAATTGCATCCTCTGGTTTGTACCGCATACAACGCCGACTTTGACGGTGACCAAATGGCAGTACACGTACCATTGACCATCGAAGCGCAGTTAGAAGCGCGTACGTTGATGATGTCGACTAATAACATTTTATCTCCTGCGAATGGCGAACCGATTATCCTTCCGACTCAGGATGTCGTTTTAGGACTTTATTATTTAACACGCGATAAAATCAATGCCAAAGGAGAAGGTTTAATTTGTTCCGATGTTAACGATGTCCGCCAGCTATATGATGCAGGCTATGCCGATTTGCACGCCAAGATTAAAGCTAGAATAACCGAAGTGTTATTCGATGCGAAAGGTGAACGTAAAGAATCAACCAAACTAATCGATACCACAGTTGGTAGAGCGTTATTACGCGAAACGTTACCAGACGGGTTACCCTTTTCTTTAATTAATAAAACGCTGAATAAAAAAGCAATATTAAGTCTTATTAATGAATGTTATCGACGTTTAGGTTTAAAGGCGACGGTTATTTTTGCTGATAAATTGATGTATACCGGTTTTGGTTATGCTACACGTGCGGGTATTTCGGTCGGGATTGAAGATTTGATCATTCCTGAAAGTAAAGCAGCTATTATTGCCGGTGCTGAAACCGAAGTAAAAGAAATTGAATCTCAATACGCTTCAGGTTTAGTGACACAAGGGGAACGTTATAACAAGGTTGTTGATATTTGGTCGCGTACTAATGACCAAGTTGCTAAAGCGATGATGGAAAAATTAGCGACAGAGAATGTAAAAGCCGCGGATGGTAAAATCGTATCACAAGAGTCATTTAACCCTGTGTACATGATGGCAGATTCTGGCGCTCGGGGTTCACCTGCGCAAATGCGCCAGCTAGCGGGTATGCGAGGTTTGATGACTAAACCGGACGGTACTATTATTGAGACACCGATTACGGCTAACTTCCGTGAAGGTTTAGACGTATTACAATACTTTATTTCTACGCACGGTGCGCGTAAAGGTTTGGCAGATACCGCGCTTAAGACGGCTAATTCCGGTTATCTGACACGACGTTTGGTTGACGTAGCGCAGGATATGGTTGTTACTGAAGATGACTGTGGAGCGACCTTAGGTATTGCTATTACTCCCCACGTTGAAGGCGGAGAAATTATGGTGCCATTACGAGAACGTGTTTTAGGTCGCGTACTCGCAGAAGATGTCAGCTTGCCAGGCAGTGATGATATTGTGGTGAATAGGGGAACTTTATTAGATGAAGATTGGGTTAATATCTTAGAAGAGCGGGCTGTGGATCAAGTGAATGTGCGCTCGCCAATTACGTGTGAAGCTAAATATGGTATCTGTGCCGCTTGTTATGGCCGTGACCTAGCGCGCGGGCATTTAGTAGGTATCGGTGAGTCAGTCGGTGTTATCGCTGCTCAATCGATAGGAGAACCGGGTACACAGCTAACCATGCGTACCTTCCATATCGGTGGAGCGGCTTCCCAGGTGGCCTTAGCTAATCATATCCAAGTAAAGTCTAAGGGCCGCATTAAATTGCATAATATAAAACTCGTTAAACACAATGATGGACATTATGTGACTGTCTCACGTTCCGGTGAGTTAACGCTGTTGGATCCTCAAGGTCGTGAAAGAGAGCGTTACAAACTACCTTATGGTGCTGCCATTAAAGTTTCTGATGGTACTGAAGTGGTACCAGGTCAATTAATCGCTCAATGGGATCCACATACACATCCCGTTGTCACTGAAGTTGCCGGTTATGTTAAGTTTATTGACTTAATCGATGGTATCACCATGAATCGACAGACCGATGAACTTACCGGTTTAACCAGTATTGTGGTCATGGATTCCAAACAACGTGGCTCAGGGGGTAAGGAATTGCGTCCTATGGTGCGACTGACCGATAATGAAGGTAATGATCTGTTCTTACCAGGTACCCGTTTACCAGCGCATTATTTCTTGCCGATTAATGCTATTTTGAGCTTGGAAGATGGTGCTGCGGTGGGCGTAGGTGACATTGTTGCACGTATTCCACAAGAAACTTCAAAAACGCGCGATATTACCGGTGGTTTACCTCGTGTAGCGGATCTTTTTGAAGCGCGTAAGCCTAAAGAGCCTGCTATCTTGGCAGAAATTTCCGGTATCATCAGTTTTGGTAAAGAAACTAAAGGTAAAAGACGTTTAGTGATTACGGGTAATAACGGTGAAGCGTTTGAAGCGTTAATTCCTAAATGGCGTCATGTGACGGTTTTTGAAGGTGAACACGTAGAACGAGGTGAAATTGTTGCCGATGGACCTTTAAATCCACATGATATTTTGCGTTTGTTAGGGATTAATGCACTAACTAATTATATCGTTAGTGAAGTACAAGAAGTTTATCGATTACAAGGTGTGAAGATCAATGATAAACACATTGAAGTTATCGTTCGTCAAATGCTACGTAAAGTAAACATTCTTGATTCCGGTGAAAGCCGTTATTTAAAAGGCGAGCAATTGGAAGAATCACGTCTTAAAGAAGAAAATAAGAAATTGATTGCTGAAAATAAATTGCCTGCACGCTTTGAAGCGGTATTGTTAGGTATTACTAAAGCTTCTTTAGCGACAGACTCTTTTATATCAGCTGCGTCATTCCAAGAAACAACACGTGTATTAACTGAAGCGGCGGTTACTGGAAAACGTGATGAGCTGAAAGGATTAAAAGAAAATGTGATTGTTGGTCGCTTAATTCCTGCAGGGACTGGATTTGCTTATCATGCTGAAGCTCGTCGTCAGCGCGCTGCTAATGTATTGGCAAGACAACAACGTTTAAGTGCCTCAGCAGCAGCACCACAGATGACAGCGAGTGATGTAGAACAAGCCTTGAGTCAGGCCTTATCTGAGCCTAAGAAAGATGATAAATCATAA
- the rpoB gene encoding DNA-directed RNA polymerase subunit beta codes for MVIRTSPATEQANIPYSFTEKKRIRKNFGKQATIMEAPYLLATQIESYHRFLQVDTSPDALEDIGLNAAFKSIFPISSYSGGEATLEYINYRIGQPPFDVKECQARGLTYGAPLRVKMRLIIYDKEAAPGSSKLKYIKEQEVYMGELPLMTDTGSFVINGTDRVVVSQLHRSPGVFFEHDKGKTHSSGKLLYAARIIPYRGSWLDFEFDPKDNLFVRIDRRRKLAATILLRALGYTSEEILELFFSNNVLHLKGETVVLDLVPERLRGETASFDIKDASGKVIVEQGRRIAVRQIREIEKAKIKHLELPIDYLIGKTLAKPIINSETGEILFEANTELTADVVKKLTEAHVEKVETLYTNDLDSGAYISTTLRIDPSHSQQEALVEIYRMMRPGEPPTKEAAEALFKNLFFVLDRYDLSAVGRMKFNRRLGREEITGPGTLTKDDIVAVLRALIEIRNGKGDVDDIDHLGNRRVRSVGEMAENQFRIGLVRVERAVRDRLSVAESENLMPQDLINAKPISAAIKEFFGSSQLSQFMDQVNPLSEITHKRRVSALGPGGLTRERAGFEVRDVHPTHYGRVCPIETPEGPNIGLINSLAVYARTNHYGFLETPYRKVENGKVTKEIQYLSAIEEGKYVIAQANTRLDNQGKLIDDLIPCRHRNESMLTTADKVNYMDISPAQVVSVAASLIPFLEHDDANRALMGSNMQRQAVPTLRTEKPLVGTGMERKVAVDSGVVVVAKRGGFIDSVDAGRIVVRVNDKEATAGTAGVDIYNLTKYTRSNQNTCINQRPLVNKGDKIQKGDVMADGPSTDLGELALGRNLLVAFMPWNGYNFEDSILISERVVSEDRFTTIHIEELTCIARDTKLGTEEVSSDIPNVGESALSKLDESGIVHLGAWVEAGDILVGKVTPKGETQLTPEEKLLRAIFGEKASDVKDSSLRVPSGMRGTVIDVQVFTRDGLEKDKRALSIEEMALDKIKKDLYDEFRILENDCYQRLETLLVGATASNGPNKLKSGSKVTVDYLQGLAKDQWFSVSLRDEAANQQLEAVAKQLEEARLALDEKFENKRKKLTQGDDLAPGILKIVKVHLAIKRCIQPGDKMAGRHGNKGVISTIIPVEDMPYMKDGTPVDIVLNPLGVPSRMNVGQVLETHLGWAAKGLGIKIAGMLDAQKNIKEIKNFLGSIYNDTKETAQKVDLDKLSDESVVELAQNLRNGVPMATPVFDGVTEAEIKRMLSLADLPESGQTTLYDGRTGERFERPVTVGYMYMLKLNHLVDDKMHARSTGSYSLVTQQPLGGKAQFGGQRFGEMEVWALEAYGAAYTLQEMLTVKSDDVAGRTKMYKNIVDGDHQMEAGMPESFNVLVKEIRSLAINAELETKD; via the coding sequence ATGGTAATTCGGACATCCCCAGCAACTGAGCAAGCAAATATTCCATATTCATTTACTGAAAAAAAACGTATTCGTAAAAATTTTGGTAAACAAGCGACCATAATGGAAGCGCCCTATTTATTAGCGACGCAAATTGAGTCTTATCATCGATTTTTACAAGTAGATACCTCGCCGGATGCGCTAGAAGATATAGGGCTTAATGCGGCATTCAAATCGATATTTCCTATCTCTTCTTATTCTGGTGGTGAAGCCACTTTAGAATATATTAATTATCGAATAGGGCAACCGCCTTTTGATGTTAAAGAATGTCAAGCACGTGGTTTAACTTATGGTGCGCCTTTACGCGTGAAAATGCGTTTAATTATTTACGATAAAGAAGCAGCGCCAGGCTCCTCGAAACTTAAATATATTAAAGAACAAGAAGTGTATATGGGTGAGCTGCCGTTGATGACAGACACAGGAAGTTTTGTGATCAATGGAACCGATCGCGTGGTCGTTTCACAATTACATCGTTCGCCGGGTGTATTTTTCGAACATGATAAAGGTAAAACTCATTCTTCAGGTAAGTTGTTGTACGCGGCGAGAATTATTCCATACCGTGGTTCTTGGTTAGATTTTGAATTTGACCCTAAGGATAATTTATTTGTTCGTATTGATAGGCGACGTAAATTAGCTGCTACCATACTATTACGCGCATTAGGGTATACCTCAGAAGAGATATTAGAATTATTTTTTAGTAACAATGTTTTGCATCTAAAAGGTGAAACAGTTGTTTTAGATTTAGTTCCTGAACGTTTGCGTGGTGAAACCGCTAGCTTTGATATTAAAGATGCCAGTGGTAAGGTGATTGTTGAGCAAGGGCGACGTATTGCAGTAAGACAAATCCGTGAAATAGAAAAAGCCAAGATTAAACATCTCGAGTTACCGATTGATTATTTAATTGGTAAAACACTCGCTAAGCCTATTATTAATTCAGAAACCGGTGAGATCCTGTTTGAAGCAAACACAGAATTAACTGCAGACGTGGTTAAAAAATTAACAGAAGCACACGTAGAAAAAGTAGAAACTTTATATACCAACGATTTAGATTCCGGTGCGTATATTTCAACAACTTTACGCATTGATCCAAGTCACAGTCAGCAAGAAGCATTAGTTGAAATTTATCGTATGATGCGCCCAGGCGAGCCACCCACTAAAGAAGCGGCGGAAGCCTTATTTAAAAATTTGTTTTTTGTTTTGGATCGCTATGATTTGTCTGCAGTAGGACGAATGAAATTTAATCGGCGCTTAGGTCGAGAAGAAATTACTGGACCAGGTACTTTGACCAAAGACGATATTGTCGCCGTTTTACGCGCATTGATCGAAATACGGAATGGTAAAGGCGATGTGGATGATATCGATCATTTAGGTAATCGTCGTGTACGTAGTGTCGGTGAAATGGCAGAGAATCAATTTCGTATTGGTTTAGTGCGTGTGGAACGAGCTGTCAGAGATCGATTAAGTGTGGCCGAATCTGAAAATTTAATGCCACAAGATCTCATTAATGCTAAACCTATCTCAGCGGCCATCAAAGAATTCTTTGGTTCTAGTCAGTTATCACAGTTCATGGATCAAGTGAATCCTCTTTCCGAGATTACACATAAACGACGTGTCTCTGCCTTAGGGCCTGGCGGTCTAACACGTGAGCGAGCGGGTTTTGAAGTTCGAGACGTGCATCCAACGCATTATGGTCGTGTTTGTCCGATTGAAACACCCGAAGGACCGAACATTGGTTTGATCAATTCCTTGGCGGTATATGCTCGAACGAATCATTATGGATTTCTTGAAACGCCTTACCGTAAAGTTGAAAATGGGAAAGTAACTAAAGAAATTCAATATTTATCTGCCATCGAAGAAGGCAAATATGTCATTGCTCAGGCTAATACCCGTCTTGACAACCAGGGTAAGTTGATCGATGACTTGATTCCTTGTCGACATCGTAATGAGTCGATGCTGACAACGGCGGATAAAGTCAATTATATGGATATTTCACCGGCACAAGTTGTTTCTGTGGCCGCTTCTTTGATTCCTTTCTTAGAACATGACGATGCCAACCGTGCGTTAATGGGTTCGAACATGCAACGTCAAGCGGTACCAACCTTGCGTACTGAAAAACCTTTAGTCGGTACCGGTATGGAACGTAAAGTAGCAGTCGATTCAGGCGTAGTCGTGGTGGCTAAACGGGGCGGTTTTATTGATTCAGTCGATGCAGGTCGTATCGTAGTTCGTGTTAATGACAAGGAAGCGACAGCAGGTACAGCAGGTGTTGATATTTACAATCTGACTAAATATACACGTTCGAATCAAAATACCTGTATTAATCAAAGGCCTTTAGTAAATAAAGGGGATAAGATCCAAAAAGGCGATGTCATGGCGGATGGCCCTTCTACTGACTTAGGAGAGTTGGCTTTAGGACGTAATCTTCTTGTAGCCTTTATGCCATGGAATGGTTATAACTTTGAAGATTCTATCTTAATTTCAGAGCGTGTTGTTTCTGAAGATCGTTTTACCACAATACATATCGAAGAGTTAACCTGTATTGCACGTGATACTAAATTAGGAACGGAAGAAGTTTCATCAGATATTCCTAATGTCGGAGAAAGTGCACTTTCTAAATTAGATGAATCCGGTATTGTACATTTAGGTGCTTGGGTAGAAGCGGGTGATATATTGGTGGGTAAAGTGACACCTAAAGGTGAAACACAGTTAACGCCCGAAGAAAAACTATTGCGTGCTATATTTGGTGAAAAAGCGTCAGATGTAAAAGACAGTTCGTTACGTGTTCCTTCTGGAATGCGTGGTACAGTCATTGATGTTCAAGTTTTTACGCGAGATGGTTTAGAAAAAGATAAACGCGCATTAAGTATCGAAGAAATGGCCTTAGATAAAATTAAAAAAGACTTATACGACGAATTTAGAATTTTAGAAAATGATTGTTACCAACGTCTAGAGACTTTATTAGTTGGCGCTACGGCAAGCAATGGACCGAATAAATTAAAGTCAGGTAGTAAAGTGACAGTAGACTATTTACAAGGCCTAGCTAAGGATCAATGGTTTTCTGTCAGCTTACGTGATGAAGCGGCTAATCAGCAATTGGAAGCCGTTGCAAAACAATTAGAAGAAGCACGTCTTGCATTAGATGAGAAATTTGAGAATAAACGCAAAAAACTAACCCAAGGTGATGATTTAGCGCCAGGCATACTCAAGATTGTTAAAGTTCATTTAGCTATCAAACGTTGTATTCAGCCGGGTGACAAGATGGCCGGGCGACACGGAAATAAAGGGGTTATTTCTACCATTATTCCTGTCGAAGATATGCCTTATATGAAAGATGGTACGCCGGTTGATATTGTTCTTAATCCTTTAGGTGTGCCATCACGTATGAACGTTGGGCAGGTACTCGAAACGCATTTAGGTTGGGCAGCAAAAGGTTTAGGTATCAAGATTGCGGGTATGCTCGATGCGCAGAAAAATATTAAAGAAATTAAAAACTTCTTAGGATCTATTTACAACGATACTAAGGAAACGGCACAAAAAGTAGATTTAGACAAATTATCAGACGAATCTGTTGTTGAGCTGGCGCAAAATTTACGCAACGGTGTGCCGATGGCTACTCCGGTCTTTGATGGAGTGACCGAAGCAGAAATTAAACGCATGTTAAGCTTGGCGGATTTGCCGGAATCAGGACAAACCACGCTATATGATGGCAGAACCGGCGAACGTTTTGAACGGCCTGTCACGGTGGGTTATATGTACATGCTGAAGTTGAATCATTTAGTTGACGATAAGATGCATGCCCGTTCTACCGGATCGTATAGTTTAGTAACCCAACAGCCATTGGGCGGTAAAGCGCAATTTGGTGGTCAACGATTTGGTGAGATGGAGGTTTGGGCGTTAGAAGCATATGGAGCGGCTTATACTTTACAAGAAATGTTAACTGTCAAATCGGATGACGTTGCCGGACGAACGAAAATGTACAAGAACATTGTTGATGGTGACCATCAAATGGAAGCGGGTATGCCAGAATCATTTAACGTATTAGTCAAGGAAATACGCTCCTTGGCAATTAATGCAGAATTAGAAACCAAAGATTAA
- the rplL gene encoding 50S ribosomal protein L7/L12: MSADDKSKEVLDAVAKMSVLEVVDLIKSMEDKFGVSAAAAPVAVAAAPGAAAAAAEEKTEFNVELKEVGANKINVIKIVREATGLGLKEAKDLVESAPKAVIKEGMSKADAEALIAKLKEAGATGEMK; the protein is encoded by the coding sequence ATGAGCGCAGATGATAAAAGCAAAGAAGTATTAGATGCCGTTGCTAAAATGAGCGTCCTGGAAGTTGTCGATCTTATTAAGAGTATGGAAGATAAATTTGGTGTTTCTGCAGCAGCTGCTCCAGTTGCCGTAGCGGCAGCGCCTGGTGCAGCAGCGGCTGCAGCTGAAGAAAAAACTGAATTTAATGTGGAGCTGAAAGAAGTAGGCGCTAATAAGATTAATGTGATTAAAATAGTGCGCGAAGCAACCGGTCTTGGTCTAAAGGAAGCGAAAGACTTGGTTGAATCAGCACCTAAAGCGGTCATTAAAGAAGGTATGTCTAAAGCAGATGCCGAAGCGCTTATCGCTAAGCTTAAAGAAGCGGGCGCTACGGGCGAAATGAAATAA
- the rplJ gene encoding 50S ribosomal protein L10: MTLRLEDKQAIVAEVGEVAKNALSAVTAEYRGLSVGEMSQLRIQARSSGVYLRVVRNTLARRALEGTGFACLQDTLVGPLLLAFSQQEPGAAARLIRTFTKQNEKLVVKAVAFDGQLLAVNELEKLANLPTRDEAIATLMAVMKAPIIKLVRTLAEPQAKLLRTLIAVREKQQAAA, encoded by the coding sequence GTGACATTAAGACTTGAAGATAAACAGGCCATTGTTGCGGAAGTTGGAGAGGTTGCAAAAAATGCGTTATCAGCAGTTACTGCTGAATATCGTGGTTTAAGTGTGGGGGAAATGAGTCAATTACGCATACAAGCACGCAGCTCAGGGGTGTATTTACGTGTAGTGCGTAATACCTTAGCGCGACGTGCTTTAGAAGGTACAGGCTTTGCGTGTTTACAAGACACGTTGGTAGGCCCTTTACTTCTAGCATTTTCCCAACAAGAGCCAGGTGCAGCAGCGCGGCTTATTCGGACATTTACCAAGCAAAATGAAAAATTGGTCGTTAAGGCAGTCGCCTTCGATGGTCAATTACTAGCGGTGAATGAACTCGAGAAACTCGCGAATCTTCCAACCCGTGATGAAGCAATTGCTACATTGATGGCAGTTATGAAAGCACCAATTATTAAGTTAGTACGTACGCTGGCTGAGCCACAAGCTAAATTACTACGTACCCTGATTGCTGTGCGTGAAAAGCAACAAGCAGCTGCATAA
- the rplA gene encoding 50S ribosomal protein L1: MAKLSKRFRLIKEKLLPGKVYTVVEAVSLLKEFPVKFNQSVDVSINLGVDPRKSDQTVRGAVVLPHGIGKTPRVAVFAQAANAEAAKVAGADIVGFEDLAESIKAGNLDFDVLIATPDAMRLVGQLGQILGPRNLMPNPKIGTVTMDVNTAVANAKSGQVRYRADKGGIIHCTIGKLSFEPQQLLQNLEVLVGAIKKAKPATAKGVYLKKLSLSSTMGPGLLINLASLEAS, from the coding sequence GTGGCTAAACTCAGTAAACGTTTTCGTTTGATTAAAGAAAAATTGCTTCCTGGTAAGGTATATACGGTAGTAGAAGCCGTTAGTTTACTCAAGGAATTTCCGGTTAAATTCAATCAAAGTGTTGATGTTAGTATCAATCTAGGCGTAGATCCGCGTAAATCGGATCAAACCGTGCGCGGTGCAGTAGTATTGCCGCATGGAATTGGTAAAACACCCCGAGTTGCTGTTTTTGCTCAGGCAGCCAATGCCGAGGCAGCGAAAGTAGCAGGTGCTGATATCGTGGGTTTTGAGGATTTGGCTGAGAGCATAAAAGCCGGTAACTTAGACTTTGATGTGCTTATTGCAACACCGGATGCAATGCGCTTAGTGGGTCAACTTGGCCAAATATTAGGTCCTAGAAACTTGATGCCTAATCCTAAGATTGGCACAGTAACGATGGATGTCAATACGGCAGTTGCCAATGCGAAATCGGGTCAAGTGCGTTACCGTGCTGATAAAGGTGGGATAATCCACTGTACGATAGGTAAGCTAAGCTTTGAGCCTCAACAGTTATTGCAAAATTTAGAAGTATTGGTAGGAGCGATTAAAAAAGCCAAGCCTGCTACGGCTAAAGGGGTTTATTTAAAGAAGCTAAGTTTATCCAGTACGATGGGACCTGGCTTATTAATTAATTTGGCATCGTTAGAAGCAAGCTAA
- the rplK gene encoding 50S ribosomal protein L11, with the protein MAKKVQAYVKLQVKAGEANPAPPIGPALGQQGVNIMEFCKAFNARTQSAEKGMPMPVVITVYSDRSFTFIIKTPPASYLIMKAAAINKGSSIPNKNKVGKITRKQLAEIATIKMPDLTAGDLEAAMRTIAGTARNMGVEVEGGGERG; encoded by the coding sequence ATGGCAAAGAAAGTTCAAGCCTATGTGAAATTACAGGTAAAAGCCGGCGAGGCTAATCCTGCACCACCTATTGGCCCTGCTTTGGGGCAACAAGGTGTGAATATTATGGAATTCTGCAAAGCTTTTAATGCACGCACTCAAAGTGCAGAAAAAGGTATGCCGATGCCGGTCGTGATTACGGTGTACTCCGATCGTAGTTTTACATTTATTATCAAAACTCCCCCAGCTTCCTATTTAATTATGAAGGCAGCGGCGATCAATAAAGGCAGTAGCATCCCCAACAAAAATAAAGTTGGTAAAATTACTCGTAAACAGTTGGCTGAGATTGCAACGATTAAAATGCCTGATTTAACTGCAGGTGATTTAGAAGCCGCAATGCGCACAATAGCTGGCACAGCGCGTAATATGGGTGTTGAAGTTGAAGGAGGGGGCGAACGTGGCTAA